From the genome of Armatimonadota bacterium:
CAGCGCGGTGTGCAGGTTCACGTAGATGCGGCCGGCCTGCAGCTCGGCCATGAGCTCCTGGCTCGGCCGCCACACGCCGGCCATGGTCCCGCTGTTCCCGCCCGTCGGGCAGGCACCCGCCAGGGCGGGTTCGGGCGCCCCGCAGATCGTCTGTACCACCGGCCCCGCCTGTCCCGCTGCATCGCCGCAGCCATGGGTGTCGCTGGCGCGGCCGCACCCGACATCGTCAGCCACAACGCCAGGAGCCCCGCTGCGACCACCAGCACCAACGCGTGCTGCACGGGCCTCACCAGGCTGTGAGCCATCCTCCGCCTCCTCCGCCTGTCGCCACAGACACCGGCCTGTACGGGCGCGGACCCCGCCGGCCTCACGCGTGCCGGGTCCCCCCCGGTCTCACACGTGCCCTAGC
Proteins encoded in this window:
- a CDS encoding CHRD domain-containing protein translates to MADDVGCGRASDTHGCGDAAGQAGPVVQTICGAPEPALAGACPTGGNSGTMAGVWRPSQELMAELQAGRIYVNLHTALNPAGEVRGQLTGR